A region of Methanocorpusculum labreanum Z DNA encodes the following proteins:
- the purN gene encoding phosphoribosylglycinamide formyltransferase, protein MKRIAVLASGRGSNFQAILDALAAGKINGEIVALLTDNRDAYAIERADAAGIPAIVLNYKDYPSKEAYERDLLTAMQDICADLFVCAGYMRIIGSKIAREFSGKMINIHPALLPAFSGLHGQRQALEYGVKIAGCTVHFVDEGLDSGPIILQKSVEVLDDDDEDSLSERILEQEHRAFPEAVALFCADRLTVVGRHVKILPEANNQ, encoded by the coding sequence ATGAAGCGTATCGCGGTACTTGCATCCGGACGCGGGTCCAACTTCCAGGCGATTCTGGATGCTCTTGCAGCAGGCAAAATCAACGGAGAGATTGTGGCTCTTTTGACGGACAACAGAGATGCCTATGCAATCGAACGTGCAGATGCTGCCGGGATTCCTGCTATTGTTCTCAATTACAAAGATTATCCCTCCAAAGAGGCGTATGAACGCGATCTTCTTACTGCTATGCAGGATATTTGTGCCGATCTTTTTGTTTGTGCCGGATATATGCGTATCATCGGTTCTAAGATTGCCCGGGAATTTTCCGGAAAAATGATAAATATCCATCCGGCCCTTCTCCCTGCGTTTTCCGGTCTCCACGGGCAGCGTCAGGCTCTGGAATACGGGGTAAAAATCGCCGGCTGCACAGTTCATTTCGTTGACGAAGGTCTCGATTCCGGCCCGATCATTTTACAGAAATCTGTCGAGGTTCTGGATGACGATGATGAAGACTCTTTGTCGGAGAGGATCTTAGAACAGGAACACCGGGCATTTCCCGAAGCCGTAGCATTGTTCTGTGCCGATCGCCTGACGGTTGTCGGCCGTCATGTGAAAATACTTCCCGAGGCAAACAATCAATAG
- a CDS encoding potassium channel family protein produces the protein MYLIIVGLGGIGRSLAGIASENGHSVVVIDKDEDRCADILSQHDLLAIAGNATDKATLEDAGIDRADALVATTSDDALNLMACWLAKKYAVKTLVSIVNQKEHSDLFKEVGVRISENPDEIVARSLYLWSENPDTQLLASIEGGSIFEVTASEGAKGVNKTVKDVSDMKDMLYIAIRRGGKLIIPSGNVTFMPGDVITVFTKKESEGRSVEYMDELFH, from the coding sequence ATGTATCTCATCATCGTTGGTCTGGGCGGAATTGGAAGAAGTCTTGCCGGGATCGCATCGGAGAACGGGCACAGTGTTGTGGTAATCGATAAGGATGAGGATCGGTGTGCAGATATCCTCTCCCAGCACGATCTCCTGGCAATCGCCGGAAATGCGACAGATAAAGCAACGTTGGAAGATGCGGGGATCGATCGGGCAGACGCGCTTGTCGCGACAACCAGCGATGATGCTCTGAATCTCATGGCCTGCTGGCTTGCAAAAAAATACGCGGTAAAGACCCTTGTCTCTATCGTGAATCAAAAAGAACACTCTGATTTGTTCAAAGAAGTTGGCGTCCGGATCAGTGAAAATCCGGACGAGATCGTGGCACGCAGTTTGTATCTCTGGTCGGAAAACCCGGACACACAGCTTCTTGCATCGATCGAGGGAGGGAGTATTTTTGAGGTGACGGCAAGCGAAGGAGCAAAAGGCGTCAACAAAACAGTCAAAGATGTATCAGATATGAAGGATATGCTCTACATTGCGATTCGAAGGGGAGGTAAACTGATCATCCCGAGCGGAAATGTTACCTTTATGCCGGGAGATGTGATCACTGTCTTCACCAAGAAAGAATCGGAAGGCAGATCGGTAGAGTATATGGACGAACTTTTCCACTAA
- a CDS encoding site-2 protease family protein — protein sequence MDLSWLIPVLIAVMIYACICYAIIKYNILPNTFSFMGPCLMIKTTRTGIFDKLSRWKRLLIAYGNLGVILTVICGVVVTILFVFTAFMSLVVETEPIAPQNLLLIPGINDYVPSTFAVWFALIFAMVIHEFGHGILSRVEKIKVKSAGILALVIPIGAFVEPDEEEIAKSSLGAKLRMFAAGITNNLVVGGICILALILLLGFVVPGSSPYVYGVYEGYPADEAGVLPGTVIFALDNTSVSSLADISAFLAATKPNQTITLHGEYRGTPQTYDVTLTSIPPDLSGSVLVPESGAGFIGVSFSEPSVLVNALHTLMYPSSPLGAAGSLLTFVALPFSSIAGSEALSFLIVDTPDPAILAAPFAGFWEIIHILYWCAWINILLGIFNALPLGPFDGGQMLRESLRSWFIKRGKDERTAFSICRSISYVLVLLIIIPLIMPYLL from the coding sequence ATGGACTTGAGCTGGCTTATTCCGGTACTCATTGCAGTGATGATTTATGCCTGTATATGTTATGCCATCATAAAATACAATATTCTTCCAAATACTTTTTCATTCATGGGTCCATGTCTGATGATCAAAACGACCCGTACCGGTATTTTTGACAAGCTTTCCCGCTGGAAACGTCTTCTCATAGCTTATGGAAATCTTGGCGTTATTCTGACTGTTATCTGCGGCGTAGTCGTTACGATTCTGTTTGTTTTCACGGCATTTATGAGTCTGGTTGTCGAAACGGAACCGATAGCCCCGCAGAATCTCTTACTGATCCCGGGAATAAACGACTACGTGCCGTCGACGTTTGCCGTATGGTTTGCTCTCATTTTTGCGATGGTCATTCATGAGTTTGGGCACGGTATTCTTTCGCGGGTTGAGAAGATCAAAGTGAAATCCGCCGGAATCCTCGCTCTTGTCATCCCGATCGGTGCGTTCGTCGAGCCGGATGAAGAAGAGATCGCGAAGTCATCGCTTGGAGCAAAGCTCAGAATGTTTGCGGCGGGCATCACGAACAATCTGGTTGTGGGGGGTATCTGTATCCTGGCTCTTATACTTCTTCTCGGGTTTGTTGTTCCCGGATCTTCACCTTATGTATATGGGGTATACGAAGGCTACCCTGCTGACGAAGCAGGCGTTCTGCCCGGAACGGTCATTTTCGCTCTTGACAATACATCAGTTTCCAGCCTTGCCGACATTTCTGCATTTCTTGCAGCGACAAAACCGAATCAGACGATAACTCTTCACGGCGAATATCGGGGAACTCCTCAGACATATGATGTGACTCTGACCTCTATCCCGCCTGATCTTTCCGGTAGTGTTCTTGTGCCTGAATCGGGAGCAGGGTTTATCGGCGTGTCCTTCTCTGAACCATCGGTTCTTGTGAATGCCCTTCATACATTGATGTATCCATCGTCACCCTTAGGGGCTGCCGGCTCACTTCTGACATTTGTGGCCCTGCCCTTCTCCTCGATCGCCGGATCGGAAGCATTGAGTTTCCTGATCGTGGATACGCCGGATCCGGCAATACTGGCTGCCCCCTTTGCCGGTTTCTGGGAAATCATTCACATCCTCTACTGGTGTGCCTGGATCAACATCCTTCTCGGCATATTCAACGCTTTGCCGCTTGGGCCGTTTGACGGCGGGCAGATGCTGCGTGAAAGTCTGCGTTCATGGTTTATCAAACGCGGGAAAGATGAAAGAACCGCATTCAGCATCTGCCGGTCAATATCCTACGTTCTCGTGCTGCTCATCATTATCCCGCTGATCATGCCGTATCTCCTGTAA
- the rnhB gene encoding ribonuclease HII, translating into MTICGVDEAGKGPVLGPMITAGVLVSDMSELEMLGIKDSKKLSPKKRESLFEEITFSWKTYTVVRTPFDIDSREGTMNAFTASCHADVVRALCADFVYLDACDVNAKRFGENVLRLSGSSAHVCSEHKADAKYAVVGAASIVAKVTRDRCIADLKEEYGEIGSGYPSDPATISFLTEYIRTRGEVPLCARRSWQTVQDILDRASQTGLSDFF; encoded by the coding sequence ATGACAATCTGTGGGGTCGATGAGGCGGGGAAAGGTCCGGTTCTCGGTCCGATGATCACCGCAGGTGTTCTTGTATCGGATATGTCCGAACTGGAGATGCTTGGCATCAAAGACTCCAAAAAACTCAGCCCGAAAAAACGCGAGAGCCTGTTTGAAGAGATCACTTTTTCATGGAAGACATATACGGTCGTGCGGACTCCTTTTGATATCGATTCACGAGAGGGGACGATGAATGCATTTACGGCTTCCTGCCATGCAGATGTTGTCCGTGCTCTCTGCGCTGATTTTGTGTATCTTGATGCCTGCGATGTGAATGCAAAACGTTTCGGCGAAAATGTTCTCAGGCTGAGCGGGAGTTCCGCTCACGTATGTTCCGAGCACAAAGCCGATGCCAAATATGCGGTTGTCGGGGCGGCAAGCATCGTCGCAAAAGTTACCCGGGACAGATGTATAGCCGACCTCAAGGAAGAATACGGCGAGATCGGGAGCGGATATCCCTCGGATCCGGCAACGATCTCTTTTCTCACTGAGTATATACGTACACGCGGGGAAGTTCCGCTCTGCGCCCGCAGATCGTGGCAGACCGTACAGGATATCCTTGATCGGGCATCACAGACAGGTCTCTCTGACTTCTTCTAA